From a single Notolabrus celidotus isolate fNotCel1 chromosome 7, fNotCel1.pri, whole genome shotgun sequence genomic region:
- the LOC117816421 gene encoding E3 ubiquitin-protein ligase RBBP6-like isoform X3, with amino-acid sequence MSCVHYKFSSKLDYNTVTFDGLHITLNELKKQIMGRERLKATDCDLQITNAQTREEYTDDEAHIPKHSSVIVRRTPIGGVKPAGRTFIVDRSDTAVVGSSRPTDSSPSMSLAQLAKTANLVDANASEEDKIRAMMSQSNHEYDPIHYSKKAVGPPPAHYTCFRCGKAGHYIRQCPLLMVQDKSVEGPKPVRTSKGIPQSFMVKAEPGTKGAMLTSTGEYAIPAIDAEAYAQGKKERPPFVPHDQSSSEDDSDPIPDELLCPICNDLMTDAVVIPCCGNSYCDDCIRTTLLDSEEHICYTCKQSDVSPDNLIANKFLRQAVNNFKNETGYTKRIRKQLQNAAPPPPRPQLLRPLHSRQQDPLMANISQPPPTIPATAPPAQIPPPAPTPAPAPTPVASTAPASAPTPPHAVEEHASSPAPPPVVDHHSPMDSSSQGEPPPPGETDPEPILKPDSSQTSESGSQGYHSTFVGHLPPMRQSHSSGHQSRPHHSGRGGGRNWESRSFRSRGEHNSNQLHTAPPPAPVPPMYQAPSLYPPPPQAYPPPFPTGPGLLPPAMGYQPQPLYAPGPPVLNPPFFPPGGQPPLLPLPPSLSQPPLSKEEFYRQRHHRQDKVTSKLDEFTKDFHKELMKYRNAPKRRRPSYSRSRSRSRSRSYSYSPSRSRSRSRSHGRSYPRSPYSRRNGRSYGRSRSRSRSRSRSFGYRRSGSPRTPPPYRPGVWEGPEGPGPFRSRSRSRSPGGYRSRSPGGRKPPPRELEPYEMKGLSPGGQDRWERERYRQWEKQYADWYNKYYKDYEHQHPSLHHRGRGSRDRERDRMSPPPRDYSPQGRGRRGRDDRGPPPHHPQSSSSSGTKTSTKVLKTKKVKKKRSGDEPEQSQSMDRGDATPVRDEPMDDVPPVSSKPSGGATTTKAPASKSSSSSIKPSTKPTSKPQSDKTKKDKPLKVKAKVKTEAVKAKSDKVKKKTGEGVVTKKKESSSSVSKPLRSIKKTEDAPNSTTPKKEKGKSSAVRPALLKTPPLPSHNLSLHHPSLHDGPRPGHDIRGRRDLPQGGGLLPLPHPHGPPLLHRPSSPVDSRRRMGMEGRSLLGPPPGKLRRIDGLGGDVMSLSHMSHQPPLHRLPPPSDRPGLLPLPGSREMGREMGREMGREMSREMGREMGRETGRETGREMGRETGRETGREMGRETGREMGRDMGRETSRDMGRETGRETGRDMGRETGRETGRDMGRETGREMGRETSRETSRDDADRGSIRPLMDLQVKPLAQRRIKLNRDLGRKGSTETPPSDRTPSGPERTTSTSDRSAASSTSEGDRPSSTAESARRKERSSSAEKGGSRERPGSAGERSQGSDREHNRSSGADRERDRPSGSERDRDRGVGSDRERDRVSGSSSQKVSVTVDRDADGERSVRTERKNSGGGGGRSVSLDKMTIAEKSAVTKKTTDHPEKPSVSAKEKGEGSERASKSDRSVSKDRAERSAPSGEKPAAAHREAVKDGEESAVKRRPRISRKALSSSTTSSTRSTQETKQDSDKDQKSEPSKPAEQPPSSPVTSRGRSPSVSPPRSPVREEPLIQPPPRSKWEREDDEDGQENGLNAPKEPSPVPQKGRGREVQAEAPKPVKTEGKEATREEKRGVVRGEEKKGKAPKEEGKSGRPAQKNSDKPKVKLVREEVRGVREEARALVKEEGRGGVREEGRGTTGKEERAAEGRAGGGREDSRGPEPRRQRLCSDLGRETDEAAFVPDYSEGEGSEPERGRSGSQSPSVSQASHSPSLSNHSGSGTTADKKKKKHKKHKKHKKHKKHGSQEKEGEHKVHKHKHKKKKHKKNKDKDAEEEEEKSEKAEEGTPC; translated from the exons ATGTCGTGTGTTCACTATAAGTTTTCCTCCAAACTGGACTACAACACAGTCACTTTCGATGGGCTGCATATCACCCTCAACGAGCTGAAGAAGCAGATCATGGGCCGAGAGCGCCTCAAGGCCACAGACTGCGACCTGCAGATCACCAATGCGCAGACTCGAGAAG AATACACAGACGATGAAGCCCACATCCCGAAACACTCGTCCGTAATCGTCCGCCGCACTCCGATCGGTGGAGTAAAACCTGCTGGCAGGACGTTCATTGT AGATCGTTCTGACACAGCTGTGGTGGGATCGTCTAGACCC ACCGATTCTTCTCCTTCTATGTCACTTGCCCAACTTGCCAAG acTGCTAACCTGGTCGATGCAAATGCATCAGAAGAGGACAAGATCAGAGCCATGATGTCTCAGTCCAATCACGAATATGACCCTATACA CTACTCCAAGAAAGCAGTAGGACCTCCACCTGCTCACTACACCTGCTTTCGTTGTGGAAAGGCGGGTCATTATATTCGTCAGTGCCCTTTGCTGATG GTCCAGGATAAGAGTGTGGAGGGACCCAAGCCTGTTagaaccagcaaaggaatccCTCAGAGCTTTATGGTGAAAGCAGAGCCAGGCACTAAGGGAGCCATGTTGACCAGCACTGGAGAATACGCCATACCTGCTATAGATGC GGAGGCATACGCACAGGGAAAGAAGGAGCGCCCTCCGTTCGTCCCACACGACCAGTCGTCATCTGAGGACGATTCAGACCCGATCCCCGATGAACTCTTGTGCCCGATCTGCAACGATCTGATGACTGATGCTGTAGTAATACCCTGCTGTGGAAACAGTTACTGCGATGACT gTATCAGGACTACTTTGTTAGACTCGGAAGAGCACATCTGCTACACGTGCAAACAATCCGACGTTTCTCCGGATAATCTCATCGCCAACAAGTTCCTCCGACAG GCGGTGAATAACTTTAAGAATGAGACAGGATACACCAAGCGTATTCGCAAACAGCTCCAAAACGCAGCCCCGCCTCCACCGCGCCCCCAGCTGCTCAGACCTCTGCACTCAAGACAGCAGGACCCACTCATGGCCAACATATCTCAACCTCCTCCTACTATCCCCGCCACTGCCCCTCCAGCACAGATCCCACCCCCTGCACCAACACCTGCACCCGCACCTACCCCTGTCGCCTCCACTGCTCCAGCGTCTGCTCCTACTCCTCCTCATGCTGTTGAAGAACATGCGTCTTCACCTGCCCCTCCACCTGTTGTTGACCACCATTCACCGATGGACTCTAGCAGCCAGGGTGAACCCCCTCCACCAGG tgaGACGGATCCAGAACCTATCCTAAAACCAGACTCATCACAAACCTCTGAAAGCGGATCGCAG GGCTACCATTCAACTTTTGTTGGCCACCTGCCACCCATGAGACAATCTCATTCATCAG GTCACCAGTCGCGGCCCCACCACTCTGGCAGAGGGGGAGGCAGAAACTGGGAGAG CAGGTCTTTCAGAAGTAGAGGAGAGCACAACTCCAATCAGCTCCATACAGCTCCACCACCTGCTCCTGTCCCTCCGATGTACCAAGCTCCCTCCCTTTACCCACCTCCACCCCAGGCCTACCCTCCACCCTTCCCCACTGGCCCTGGCCTCCTTCCTCCTGCAATGGGTTACCAGCCCCAGCCTCTTTATGCCCCTGGACCACCAGTGCTCAACCCTCCCTTTTTCCCCCCCGGTGGCcagcctcctcttctccctcttcctccttccctctctcagCCCCCCCTCTCCAAGGAGGAATTCTACAGACAGCGGCATCACAGACAGGACAA AGTAACATCCAAACTGGATGAGTTTACGAAGGACTTTCACAAAGAGCTCATGAAGTACAGAAATGCACCAAAGAGACGAAGACCATCTTATTCCAG ATCAAGATCCAGATCCAGGTCCAGGTCTTACTCGTATTCCCCCAGCAGATCCCGCTCCCGTTCACGCTCCCATGGCCGGTCTTATCCACGCTCCCCATACTCCAGACGGAATGGACGCAGCTATGGACGCTCACGTTCAAGGTCCCGCTCTCGTTCGAGGTCTTTTGGATATCGGCGCTCTGGCTCACCGCGGACTCCTCCTCCCTACCGGCCAGGAGTCTGGGAGGGACCAGAGGGACCAGGACCTTTCAGGTCTAGGTCACGGTCTCGCTCTCCTGGTGGCTACAGGAGCCGAAGCCCTGGTGGGCGAAAGCCACCGCCACGGGAGCTTGAACCCTATGAGATGAAGGGTCTGAGTCCTGGAGGACAAGATCGCTGGGAAAGGGAGCGGTATCGACAGTGGGAGAAGCAGTACGCAGACTGGTACAACAAATACTACAAAGACTATGAACACCAACATCCCTCACTGCATCACAGAGGTCGAGgcagcagagacagggagagggaCAGAATGTCTCCTCCACCCAGAGATTACTCCCCTcaggggagagggagaagagggagagatgatagaggtccTCCACCTCACCATCCtcaatcctcctcttcatcagggACTAAGACAAGCACTAAAGTCCTGAAgacaaagaaagtgaaaaagaagaggagtggAGACGAGCCTGAACAATCACAGTCGATGGACAGAGGTGATGCTACACCTGTCAGAGATGAGCCAATGGATGATGTCCCTCCAGTGTCCTCAAAGCCTTCAGGTGGCGCTACAACCACCAAAGCACCAGCCTCAAAAAGCTCTTCTTCATCCATCAAACCCTCAACCAAGCCAACATCCAAACCTCAGTCTGacaagacaaagaaagacaagCCTCTGAAGGTAAAGGCTAAAGTAAAGACGGAGGCTGTGAAGGCGAAGAGTgacaaagtgaagaaaaagacTGGAGAGGGAGTGGTCACCAAAAAGAAAGAATCTTCCTCATCTGTCTCTAAACCGTTAAggtccattaaaaaaacagaagatgcCCCAAACTCAACCACTcctaaaaaagagaaaggaaaaagctCTGCAGTGAGGCCTGCCCTCCTTAAGACCCCTCCTCTGCCCTCCCACAACCTCTCTCTACACCACCCTTCCCTTCATGACGGCCCCCGACCAGGGCATGACATCCGGGGTAGACGAGATCTTCCTCAGGGTGGCGGACTCCTACCGCTCCCACATCCGCACGGACCACCACTCCTCCACAGACCTTCCTCCCCGGTGGACAGTCGGAGGAGGATGGGGATGGAGGGCCGCTCGTTGCTTGGACCTCCGCCTGGGAAGCTGAGGAGGATAGACGGATTAGGGGGTGATGTCATGTCCCTCTCACACATGTCTCATCAGCCTCCGCTCCACAGACTCCCACCCCCCTCAGACAGGCCTGGTCTTCTTCCCTTACCAGGGAGCCGAGAGATGGGCCGTGAGATGGGCCGTGAGATGGGGCGTGAGATGAGCCGTGAGATGGGCCGTGAGATGGGCCGTGAGACGGGCCGTGAGACGGGGCGTGAGATGGGGCGTGAGACGGGGCGTGAGACGGGGCGTGAGATGGGCCGTGAGACGGGGCGTGAGATGGGCCGGGACATGGGCCGTGAGACGAGCCGAGACATGGGCCGTGAGACAGGTCGTGAGACGGGCCGGGACATGGGCCGTGAGACGGGTCGTGAGACAGGCCGGGACATGGGCCGTGAGACGGGTCGTGAGATGGGCAGAGAGACGAGCAGAGAGACGAGCCGAGATGATGCAGATCGAGGATCCATCAGACCTCTGATGGACCTTCAG GTGAAGCCTCTGGCCCAGAGGAGGATTAAGCTGAACCGAGATCTGGGGAGAAAAGGCAGCACTGAAACTCCACCTTCAGACAGAACACCATCAGGTCCTGAGAGGACAACCTCTACCTCAGACAGATCAGCGGCATCCAGCACTTCTGAAGGAGACCGACCCAGCAGCACAGCAGAAAGTGCCAGGAGAAAGGAGCGGTCGTCATCCGCTGAGAAGGGAGGGTCCCGAGAAAGACCAGGAAGTGCTGGGGAGAGATCACAGGGCTCTGACAGAGAGCATAACAGAAGCTCAGGAGCGGACAGAGAGCGAGACAGACCCTCAGGATCAGAACGCGACCGAGACAGAGGGGTGGGttctgacagagagagggacagggtCTCTGGTTCCAGCTCACAAAAGGTCTCAGTTACAGTTGACAGAGATGCTGATGGAGAGAGGTCGGTGAGGACGGAAAGAAAGAACTCCGGCGGTGGAGGAGGGAGATCTGTCTCTCTGGATAAAATGACCATTGCAGAGAAATCAGCTGTCACCAAGAAAACTACAGATCATCCGGAGAAACCAAGCGTATCCGCAAAAGAGAAAGGGGAGGGGTCCGAGAGAGCTTCTAAATCTGACAG GAGTGTTTCcaaggacagagcagagaggagtgcACCCTCAGGAGAGAAACCGGCTGCTGCTCACAGAGAAG cagtgAAGGATGGTGAGGAGTCTGCCGTGAAACGCAGACCGAGGATCAGTCGTAAGGCACTCTCGAGCAGCACGACAAGCTCCACCAG GTCAACTCAAGAAACAAAGCAGGACTCAGACAAAGACCAGAAGAGTGAACCATCCAAGCCTGCAGAGCAGCCACCATCCAGCCCTGTGACCAGCAGAGGCCGCAGCCCAAGTGTCAGCCCACCACGCAGCCCGGTAAGAGAGGAGCCGCTCATTCAGCCTCCTCCTCGCTCCAAatgggagagagaggatgatgaagacGGCCAGGAAAATGGACTTAATGCCCCCAAGGAGCCGTCACCAGTGCCACAGaaaggcagaggaagagaggtgcAGGCTGAAGCTCCAAAGCCTGTCAAGACTGAAGGCAAGGAGGCCACTagggaggagaaaagaggcgttgtgagaggagaggagaagaaagggaaaGCACCAAAGGAGGAGGGTAAAAGTGGCCGGCCAGCACAGAAAAATTCTGATAAACCAAAAGTAAAACTTGTGAGGGAAGAAGTGAGAGGAGTAAGGGAAGAAGCAAGAGCTTTAGtaaaagaggaggggagaggaggagtaaGAGAGGAGGGGCGAGGAACGACAGGGAAGGAGGAAAGAGCAGCCGAGGGGAGAGCTGGAGGAGGGCGAGAGGACAGTCGTGGCCCAGAGCCCAGGAGGCAGCGTTTGTGTTCGGACCTGGGTCGTGAGACAGACGAGGCGGCCTTTGTACCCGACTACAGTGAAGGGGAAGGCTCGGAACCAGAGCGAGGAAGGAGCGGCAGCCAGAGTCCCTCCGTCAGCCAGGCCTCCCACAGCCCCTCGCTGAGCAACCACAGCGGCTCGGGAACCACCGccgacaagaagaagaagaaacacaagaaacataagaaacacaaaaagcacaAGAAGCACGGCAGCCAGGAGAAAGAAGGGGAACACAAGGtgcacaagcacaaacacaagaagaagaaacacaaaaagaacaaagacaaagatgcggaggaagaggaggagaagtccGAAAAAGCAGAGGAAGGCACTCCATGCTAA
- the LOC117816421 gene encoding E3 ubiquitin-protein ligase RBBP6-like isoform X4: protein MSCVHYKFSSKLDYNTVTFDGLHITLNELKKQIMGRERLKATDCDLQITNAQTREEYTDDEAHIPKHSSVIVRRTPIGGVKPAGRTFIVDRSDTAVVGSSRPTDSSPSMSLAQLAKTANLVDANASEEDKIRAMMSQSNHEYDPIHYSKKAVGPPPAHYTCFRCGKAGHYIRQCPLLMVQDKSVEGPKPVRTSKGIPQSFMVKAEPGTKGAMLTSTGEYAIPAIDAEAYAQGKKERPPFVPHDQSSSEDDSDPIPDELLCPICNDLMTDAVVIPCCGNSYCDDCIRTTLLDSEEHICYTCKQSDVSPDNLIANKFLRQAVNNFKNETGYTKRIRKQLQNAAPPPPRPQLLRPLHSRQQDPLMANISQPPPTIPATAPPAQIPPPAPTPAPAPTPVASTAPASAPTPPHAVEEHASSPAPPPVVDHHSPMDSSSQGEPPPPGETDPEPILKPDSSQTSESGSQGYHSTFVGHLPPMRQSHSSGHQSRPHHSGRGGGRNWESRSFRSRGEHNSNQLHTAPPPAPVPPMYQAPSLYPPPPQAYPPPFPTGPGLLPPAMGYQPQPLYAPGPPVLNPPFFPPGGQPPLLPLPPSLSQPPLSKEEFYRQRHHRQDKVTSKLDEFTKDFHKELMKYRNAPKRRRPSYSRSRSRSRSRSYSYSPSRSRSRSRSHGRSYPRSPYSRRNGRSYGRSRSRSRSRSRSFGYRRSGSPRTPPPYRPGVWEGPEGPGPFRSRSRSRSPGGYRSRSPGGRKPPPRELEPYEMKGLSPGGQDRWERERYRQWEKQYADWYNKYYKDYEHQHPSLHHRGRGSRDRERDRMSPPPRDYSPQGRGRRGRDDRGPPPHHPQSSSSSGTKTSTKVLKTKKVKKKRSGDEPEQSQSMDRGDATPVRDEPMDDVPPVSSKPSGGATTTKAPASKSSSSSIKPSTKPTSKPQSDKTKKDKPLKVKAKVKTEAVKAKSDKVKKKTGEGVVTKKKESSSSVSKPLRSIKKTEDAPNSTTPKKEKGKSSAVRPALLKTPPLPSHNLSLHHPSLHDGPRPGHDIRGRRDLPQGGGLLPLPHPHGPPLLHRPSSPVDSRRRMGMEGRSLLGPPPGKLRRIDGLGGDVMSLSHMSHQPPLHRLPPPSDRPGLLPLPGSREMGREMGREMGREMSREMGREMGRETGRETGREMGRETGRETGREMGRETGREMGRDMGRETSRDMGRETGRETGRDMGRETGRETGRDMGRETGREMGRETSRETSRDDADRGSIRPLMDLQVKPLAQRRIKLNRDLGRKGSTETPPSDRTPSGPERTTSTSDRSAASSTSEGDRPSSTAESARRKERSSSAEKGGSRERPGSAGERSQGSDREHNRSSGADRERDRPSGSERDRDRGVGSDRERDRVSGSSSQKVSVTVDRDADGERSVRTERKNSGGGGGRSVSLDKMTIAEKSAVTKKTTDHPEKPSVSAKEKGEGSERASKSDRSVSKDRAERSAPSGEKPAAAHREVKDGEESAVKRRPRISRKALSSSTTSSTRSTQETKQDSDKDQKSEPSKPAEQPPSSPVTSRGRSPSVSPPRSPVREEPLIQPPPRSKWEREDDEDGQENGLNAPKEPSPVPQKGRGREVQAEAPKPVKTEGKEATREEKRGVVRGEEKKGKAPKEEGKSGRPAQKNSDKPKVKLVREEVRGVREEARALVKEEGRGGVREEGRGTTGKEERAAEGRAGGGREDSRGPEPRRQRLCSDLGRETDEAAFVPDYSEGEGSEPERGRSGSQSPSVSQASHSPSLSNHSGSGTTADKKKKKHKKHKKHKKHKKHGSQEKEGEHKVHKHKHKKKKHKKNKDKDAEEEEEKSEKAEEGTPC, encoded by the exons ATGTCGTGTGTTCACTATAAGTTTTCCTCCAAACTGGACTACAACACAGTCACTTTCGATGGGCTGCATATCACCCTCAACGAGCTGAAGAAGCAGATCATGGGCCGAGAGCGCCTCAAGGCCACAGACTGCGACCTGCAGATCACCAATGCGCAGACTCGAGAAG AATACACAGACGATGAAGCCCACATCCCGAAACACTCGTCCGTAATCGTCCGCCGCACTCCGATCGGTGGAGTAAAACCTGCTGGCAGGACGTTCATTGT AGATCGTTCTGACACAGCTGTGGTGGGATCGTCTAGACCC ACCGATTCTTCTCCTTCTATGTCACTTGCCCAACTTGCCAAG acTGCTAACCTGGTCGATGCAAATGCATCAGAAGAGGACAAGATCAGAGCCATGATGTCTCAGTCCAATCACGAATATGACCCTATACA CTACTCCAAGAAAGCAGTAGGACCTCCACCTGCTCACTACACCTGCTTTCGTTGTGGAAAGGCGGGTCATTATATTCGTCAGTGCCCTTTGCTGATG GTCCAGGATAAGAGTGTGGAGGGACCCAAGCCTGTTagaaccagcaaaggaatccCTCAGAGCTTTATGGTGAAAGCAGAGCCAGGCACTAAGGGAGCCATGTTGACCAGCACTGGAGAATACGCCATACCTGCTATAGATGC GGAGGCATACGCACAGGGAAAGAAGGAGCGCCCTCCGTTCGTCCCACACGACCAGTCGTCATCTGAGGACGATTCAGACCCGATCCCCGATGAACTCTTGTGCCCGATCTGCAACGATCTGATGACTGATGCTGTAGTAATACCCTGCTGTGGAAACAGTTACTGCGATGACT gTATCAGGACTACTTTGTTAGACTCGGAAGAGCACATCTGCTACACGTGCAAACAATCCGACGTTTCTCCGGATAATCTCATCGCCAACAAGTTCCTCCGACAG GCGGTGAATAACTTTAAGAATGAGACAGGATACACCAAGCGTATTCGCAAACAGCTCCAAAACGCAGCCCCGCCTCCACCGCGCCCCCAGCTGCTCAGACCTCTGCACTCAAGACAGCAGGACCCACTCATGGCCAACATATCTCAACCTCCTCCTACTATCCCCGCCACTGCCCCTCCAGCACAGATCCCACCCCCTGCACCAACACCTGCACCCGCACCTACCCCTGTCGCCTCCACTGCTCCAGCGTCTGCTCCTACTCCTCCTCATGCTGTTGAAGAACATGCGTCTTCACCTGCCCCTCCACCTGTTGTTGACCACCATTCACCGATGGACTCTAGCAGCCAGGGTGAACCCCCTCCACCAGG tgaGACGGATCCAGAACCTATCCTAAAACCAGACTCATCACAAACCTCTGAAAGCGGATCGCAG GGCTACCATTCAACTTTTGTTGGCCACCTGCCACCCATGAGACAATCTCATTCATCAG GTCACCAGTCGCGGCCCCACCACTCTGGCAGAGGGGGAGGCAGAAACTGGGAGAG CAGGTCTTTCAGAAGTAGAGGAGAGCACAACTCCAATCAGCTCCATACAGCTCCACCACCTGCTCCTGTCCCTCCGATGTACCAAGCTCCCTCCCTTTACCCACCTCCACCCCAGGCCTACCCTCCACCCTTCCCCACTGGCCCTGGCCTCCTTCCTCCTGCAATGGGTTACCAGCCCCAGCCTCTTTATGCCCCTGGACCACCAGTGCTCAACCCTCCCTTTTTCCCCCCCGGTGGCcagcctcctcttctccctcttcctccttccctctctcagCCCCCCCTCTCCAAGGAGGAATTCTACAGACAGCGGCATCACAGACAGGACAA AGTAACATCCAAACTGGATGAGTTTACGAAGGACTTTCACAAAGAGCTCATGAAGTACAGAAATGCACCAAAGAGACGAAGACCATCTTATTCCAG ATCAAGATCCAGATCCAGGTCCAGGTCTTACTCGTATTCCCCCAGCAGATCCCGCTCCCGTTCACGCTCCCATGGCCGGTCTTATCCACGCTCCCCATACTCCAGACGGAATGGACGCAGCTATGGACGCTCACGTTCAAGGTCCCGCTCTCGTTCGAGGTCTTTTGGATATCGGCGCTCTGGCTCACCGCGGACTCCTCCTCCCTACCGGCCAGGAGTCTGGGAGGGACCAGAGGGACCAGGACCTTTCAGGTCTAGGTCACGGTCTCGCTCTCCTGGTGGCTACAGGAGCCGAAGCCCTGGTGGGCGAAAGCCACCGCCACGGGAGCTTGAACCCTATGAGATGAAGGGTCTGAGTCCTGGAGGACAAGATCGCTGGGAAAGGGAGCGGTATCGACAGTGGGAGAAGCAGTACGCAGACTGGTACAACAAATACTACAAAGACTATGAACACCAACATCCCTCACTGCATCACAGAGGTCGAGgcagcagagacagggagagggaCAGAATGTCTCCTCCACCCAGAGATTACTCCCCTcaggggagagggagaagagggagagatgatagaggtccTCCACCTCACCATCCtcaatcctcctcttcatcagggACTAAGACAAGCACTAAAGTCCTGAAgacaaagaaagtgaaaaagaagaggagtggAGACGAGCCTGAACAATCACAGTCGATGGACAGAGGTGATGCTACACCTGTCAGAGATGAGCCAATGGATGATGTCCCTCCAGTGTCCTCAAAGCCTTCAGGTGGCGCTACAACCACCAAAGCACCAGCCTCAAAAAGCTCTTCTTCATCCATCAAACCCTCAACCAAGCCAACATCCAAACCTCAGTCTGacaagacaaagaaagacaagCCTCTGAAGGTAAAGGCTAAAGTAAAGACGGAGGCTGTGAAGGCGAAGAGTgacaaagtgaagaaaaagacTGGAGAGGGAGTGGTCACCAAAAAGAAAGAATCTTCCTCATCTGTCTCTAAACCGTTAAggtccattaaaaaaacagaagatgcCCCAAACTCAACCACTcctaaaaaagagaaaggaaaaagctCTGCAGTGAGGCCTGCCCTCCTTAAGACCCCTCCTCTGCCCTCCCACAACCTCTCTCTACACCACCCTTCCCTTCATGACGGCCCCCGACCAGGGCATGACATCCGGGGTAGACGAGATCTTCCTCAGGGTGGCGGACTCCTACCGCTCCCACATCCGCACGGACCACCACTCCTCCACAGACCTTCCTCCCCGGTGGACAGTCGGAGGAGGATGGGGATGGAGGGCCGCTCGTTGCTTGGACCTCCGCCTGGGAAGCTGAGGAGGATAGACGGATTAGGGGGTGATGTCATGTCCCTCTCACACATGTCTCATCAGCCTCCGCTCCACAGACTCCCACCCCCCTCAGACAGGCCTGGTCTTCTTCCCTTACCAGGGAGCCGAGAGATGGGCCGTGAGATGGGCCGTGAGATGGGGCGTGAGATGAGCCGTGAGATGGGCCGTGAGATGGGCCGTGAGACGGGCCGTGAGACGGGGCGTGAGATGGGGCGTGAGACGGGGCGTGAGACGGGGCGTGAGATGGGCCGTGAGACGGGGCGTGAGATGGGCCGGGACATGGGCCGTGAGACGAGCCGAGACATGGGCCGTGAGACAGGTCGTGAGACGGGCCGGGACATGGGCCGTGAGACGGGTCGTGAGACAGGCCGGGACATGGGCCGTGAGACGGGTCGTGAGATGGGCAGAGAGACGAGCAGAGAGACGAGCCGAGATGATGCAGATCGAGGATCCATCAGACCTCTGATGGACCTTCAG GTGAAGCCTCTGGCCCAGAGGAGGATTAAGCTGAACCGAGATCTGGGGAGAAAAGGCAGCACTGAAACTCCACCTTCAGACAGAACACCATCAGGTCCTGAGAGGACAACCTCTACCTCAGACAGATCAGCGGCATCCAGCACTTCTGAAGGAGACCGACCCAGCAGCACAGCAGAAAGTGCCAGGAGAAAGGAGCGGTCGTCATCCGCTGAGAAGGGAGGGTCCCGAGAAAGACCAGGAAGTGCTGGGGAGAGATCACAGGGCTCTGACAGAGAGCATAACAGAAGCTCAGGAGCGGACAGAGAGCGAGACAGACCCTCAGGATCAGAACGCGACCGAGACAGAGGGGTGGGttctgacagagagagggacagggtCTCTGGTTCCAGCTCACAAAAGGTCTCAGTTACAGTTGACAGAGATGCTGATGGAGAGAGGTCGGTGAGGACGGAAAGAAAGAACTCCGGCGGTGGAGGAGGGAGATCTGTCTCTCTGGATAAAATGACCATTGCAGAGAAATCAGCTGTCACCAAGAAAACTACAGATCATCCGGAGAAACCAAGCGTATCCGCAAAAGAGAAAGGGGAGGGGTCCGAGAGAGCTTCTAAATCTGACAG GAGTGTTTCcaaggacagagcagagaggagtgcACCCTCAGGAGAGAAACCGGCTGCTGCTCACAGAGAAG tgAAGGATGGTGAGGAGTCTGCCGTGAAACGCAGACCGAGGATCAGTCGTAAGGCACTCTCGAGCAGCACGACAAGCTCCACCAG GTCAACTCAAGAAACAAAGCAGGACTCAGACAAAGACCAGAAGAGTGAACCATCCAAGCCTGCAGAGCAGCCACCATCCAGCCCTGTGACCAGCAGAGGCCGCAGCCCAAGTGTCAGCCCACCACGCAGCCCGGTAAGAGAGGAGCCGCTCATTCAGCCTCCTCCTCGCTCCAAatgggagagagaggatgatgaagacGGCCAGGAAAATGGACTTAATGCCCCCAAGGAGCCGTCACCAGTGCCACAGaaaggcagaggaagagaggtgcAGGCTGAAGCTCCAAAGCCTGTCAAGACTGAAGGCAAGGAGGCCACTagggaggagaaaagaggcgttgtgagaggagaggagaagaaagggaaaGCACCAAAGGAGGAGGGTAAAAGTGGCCGGCCAGCACAGAAAAATTCTGATAAACCAAAAGTAAAACTTGTGAGGGAAGAAGTGAGAGGAGTAAGGGAAGAAGCAAGAGCTTTAGtaaaagaggaggggagaggaggagtaaGAGAGGAGGGGCGAGGAACGACAGGGAAGGAGGAAAGAGCAGCCGAGGGGAGAGCTGGAGGAGGGCGAGAGGACAGTCGTGGCCCAGAGCCCAGGAGGCAGCGTTTGTGTTCGGACCTGGGTCGTGAGACAGACGAGGCGGCCTTTGTACCCGACTACAGTGAAGGGGAAGGCTCGGAACCAGAGCGAGGAAGGAGCGGCAGCCAGAGTCCCTCCGTCAGCCAGGCCTCCCACAGCCCCTCGCTGAGCAACCACAGCGGCTCGGGAACCACCGccgacaagaagaagaagaaacacaagaaacataagaaacacaaaaagcacaAGAAGCACGGCAGCCAGGAGAAAGAAGGGGAACACAAGGtgcacaagcacaaacacaagaagaagaaacacaaaaagaacaaagacaaagatgcggaggaagaggaggagaagtccGAAAAAGCAGAGGAAGGCACTCCATGCTAA